The following coding sequences lie in one Candidatus Planktophila sulfonica genomic window:
- the rpsK gene encoding 30S ribosomal protein S11, producing MAAPKSKSAAATKGKVKLRKKEKKNVAVGKAFIKSTFNNTIISITDPTGAVISWASSGQVGFKGSRKSTPFAAQLAAEAAARRAQEHGLKKVDVFVKGPGSGRETAIRSLQAAGLEVGAISDTTPAPHNGCRPPKPRRV from the coding sequence ATGGCCGCTCCTAAATCAAAGTCCGCTGCCGCAACAAAGGGCAAGGTAAAGCTTCGTAAGAAAGAGAAGAAGAACGTTGCAGTTGGTAAGGCTTTCATCAAGTCAACCTTCAACAACACAATCATCTCTATTACAGATCCAACCGGCGCTGTTATCTCTTGGGCATCATCTGGCCAAGTAGGTTTCAAGGGCTCACGTAAGTCGACTCCATTCGCAGCACAGCTTGCAGCAGAAGCAGCAGCTCGTCGCGCACAGGAGCACGGCCTTAAGAAAGTAGATGTATTCGTAAAGGGACCTGGTTCCGGACGCGAAACTGCAATCCGTTCATTGCAAGCAGCAGGCCTAGAAGTTGGAGCTATCTCAGATACAACTCCAGCTCCACACAATGGCTGCCGCCCACCGAAACCTCGTCGAGTTTAA
- the rpsM gene encoding 30S ribosomal protein S13, giving the protein MARLVGVDLPREKRVEIALTYIFGMGLTRSHETLKATGISPDTRVKDLQESELAQLREYIEANYKIEGDLRREIAGDIRRKVEIQSYQGIRHRKGLPVRGQRTHTNARTRKGPRKAIAGKKKVTK; this is encoded by the coding sequence ATGGCACGTCTAGTCGGTGTCGATCTTCCACGCGAAAAGCGTGTAGAGATTGCACTCACCTATATTTTCGGAATGGGTCTAACCCGTTCCCACGAAACGCTCAAGGCAACTGGGATTTCTCCAGATACCCGCGTTAAAGATTTGCAAGAATCAGAACTTGCTCAGCTTCGTGAATACATCGAAGCTAACTACAAAATCGAAGGTGATCTCCGCCGCGAAATCGCAGGCGATATCCGTCGTAAAGTCGAAATCCAGAGCTACCAAGGTATTCGTCACCGCAAGGGACTTCCTGTACGTGGTCAGCGCACACATACAAACGCTCGTACTCGTAAGGGTCCACGTAAGGCAATTGCCGGTAAGAAGAAGGTGACTAAGTAA
- the rpmJ gene encoding 50S ribosomal protein L36, with translation MKVNPSVKKICDKCKVIRRKGRVMVICENLRHKQRQG, from the coding sequence GTGAAGGTTAATCCAAGCGTGAAGAAGATTTGCGACAAGTGCAAAGTCATTCGTCGCAAAGGTCGCGTAATGGTGATCTGCGAAAATCTTCGTCACAAGCAGCGTCAGGGCTAA
- the infA gene encoding translation initiation factor IF-1, giving the protein MASKDGAIEIEGTVAEALPNAMFRVELTNGHKVLAHISGKMRKNYIRILPADRVIVELSPYDLTKGRIIYRYK; this is encoded by the coding sequence TTGGCAAGTAAAGATGGTGCGATCGAAATCGAAGGCACTGTTGCTGAGGCGTTACCTAACGCAATGTTTCGTGTTGAACTAACAAATGGACACAAGGTCTTGGCACATATCAGCGGAAAGATGCGAAAGAACTACATTCGTATTTTGCCTGCTGACCGTGTGATCGTAGAACTCAGTCCATACGACCTTACAAAGGGTCGAATTATTTACCGTTACAAGTAA
- the map gene encoding type I methionyl aminopeptidase — MAIQIKDLDQIKVMRRAGLVVAEIHQLIREAIKPGMTTSALDAISAAHIKRSGATSNFFNYHGFPATICVSINDEIVHGIPGPKIINEGDVVSIDCGAIVDGWHGDAAFSVGIGKVDPEDQKLMDTCEESMWVGIAAGKNGVKLSDIGYAIEQYINSQGKYGILQEYGGHGIGTEMHQEPHVLNFGKAGNGPEIIPGMALAIEPMITRGTHKTKVLSDEWTVISNDKSRGAHFEHTYVICPDGKPFVLTALDGGRAELARFGVEISDLLA; from the coding sequence ATGGCAATTCAGATAAAGGACCTTGATCAAATCAAGGTTATGCGCCGCGCTGGTTTAGTTGTCGCAGAGATTCATCAACTTATTCGCGAAGCAATTAAGCCAGGAATGACCACTAGCGCACTGGATGCAATTTCTGCAGCCCACATCAAGCGCAGCGGAGCAACATCAAACTTCTTCAACTATCACGGCTTCCCAGCGACAATCTGCGTATCCATTAACGATGAAATCGTCCATGGAATTCCAGGGCCAAAGATCATCAACGAAGGCGATGTCGTCTCAATCGATTGCGGCGCAATCGTCGATGGTTGGCATGGAGATGCAGCCTTCTCAGTTGGAATTGGAAAAGTCGATCCTGAAGATCAGAAGTTGATGGACACCTGCGAAGAATCGATGTGGGTCGGAATAGCAGCTGGCAAGAACGGTGTAAAGCTTTCAGATATTGGTTATGCCATCGAGCAGTACATCAATTCGCAAGGTAAGTACGGAATTTTGCAAGAGTACGGCGGACATGGCATCGGAACAGAGATGCATCAAGAGCCACACGTTCTCAACTTTGGCAAAGCTGGCAATGGACCTGAAATCATTCCTGGAATGGCACTCGCCATTGAACCGATGATTACTCGTGGAACACATAAGACCAAGGTGCTCAGTGATGAGTGGACAGTTATTTCCAACGATAAATCTCGTGGGGCTCACTTCGAACACACCTATGTCATCTGCCCAGACGGCAAGCCATTTGTCCTCACAGCCCTCGATGGGGGCCGGGCTGAACTAGCTCGCTTCGGGGTCGAAATCTCCGATCTTTTGGCCTAA
- a CDS encoding adenylate kinase, protein MRLVLVGPPGAGKGTQAQFLAAHYSIPHISTGDIFRANLKASTPLGLQAKGYMDAGQLVPDEVTNEMVKDRLTHDDTANGFLLDGFPRNTVQAEVLRAFLAEKRTPLDAVLELAIENEIIIKRLSSRLTCKNCGAPASPEATACPSCGGELYQREDDKEEVIAKRLAVYEEQTAPIVHFYRTEGLLITISADGEVSEITDRAITALSRVHG, encoded by the coding sequence ATGCGTTTAGTCCTGGTAGGTCCACCAGGTGCTGGTAAGGGAACACAAGCTCAGTTTCTAGCCGCGCACTATTCAATTCCGCATATTTCTACGGGCGATATCTTCCGCGCAAACCTCAAAGCCAGCACGCCTCTTGGTCTGCAGGCAAAGGGTTATATGGATGCAGGTCAGTTAGTTCCTGACGAAGTCACCAATGAGATGGTTAAAGATCGCCTGACTCACGATGACACAGCAAATGGTTTTCTCCTCGATGGATTCCCACGTAACACTGTGCAGGCAGAAGTTCTCCGCGCATTTCTAGCAGAAAAGCGCACACCACTAGATGCAGTTCTTGAACTCGCAATCGAGAACGAGATCATCATCAAGCGCCTTTCATCACGTCTTACCTGCAAGAACTGTGGCGCACCTGCTTCACCTGAAGCAACTGCCTGCCCATCTTGCGGTGGCGAGCTCTACCAGCGCGAAGATGACAAGGAAGAAGTCATCGCAAAGCGCCTTGCTGTCTATGAAGAACAGACTGCGCCAATCGTGCACTTCTACCGCACCGAAGGTTTGCTCATCACAATTTCAGCAGATGGTGAAGTTTCTGAAATTACAGATCGTGCAATTACAGCGCTAAGCCGCGTTCACGGCTAA